A window from Sphingobium sp. EM0848 encodes these proteins:
- a CDS encoding carboxynorspermidine decarboxylase codes for METKAGDPAAFAHFDLNRVPSPAFVVDEAAVRRNLSVLADIRDRAGIKVLGALKAFSMWSLGGVVAEYLDGVCASGIYEARLGREEYGGEVATYCAAYKPEDLAEILKISDHVIFNSPGQIARMKPVIEAARAEGRAFDIGLRINPLHAEGEVPKYDPSQPHSRLGFPIDQLRAEHLEGVDGLHVHNLCEQDFLPLQRTWAAIESRVMLHVGGLKWLNFGGGHHVTRADYQIDDLIAFLKRIKAETGLELYIEPGEAMALDAGILIGEILDVIDNGMPVAITDISATCHMPDVIEAPYRPAMLHEEGEGKPTRLGGPSCLAGDIIGDYRVPGGATPGRRIAFLDQAHYSMVKTNTFNGVPLPAIWLWNSKTDELKQIRQFSYEDFKSRLS; via the coding sequence ATGGAAACCAAAGCTGGCGATCCCGCCGCCTTCGCGCATTTCGACCTGAACCGCGTCCCTTCGCCCGCCTTCGTGGTGGACGAGGCCGCGGTGCGCCGCAACTTGAGCGTCCTGGCTGACATCCGCGACCGTGCGGGCATCAAGGTGCTGGGCGCGCTCAAGGCTTTCTCCATGTGGTCGCTGGGCGGAGTCGTCGCGGAATATCTGGACGGCGTCTGCGCTTCGGGCATCTACGAAGCCCGGCTCGGGCGCGAGGAATATGGCGGCGAGGTCGCCACCTATTGCGCCGCCTACAAACCCGAAGACCTGGCCGAGATTCTCAAAATCTCCGACCATGTCATCTTCAACAGCCCCGGCCAGATCGCGCGCATGAAGCCCGTCATCGAAGCTGCCCGCGCTGAGGGCCGCGCCTTCGACATCGGCTTGCGCATCAACCCGCTCCACGCGGAAGGCGAAGTCCCCAAATATGACCCGTCGCAACCGCACAGCCGCCTCGGCTTCCCGATCGATCAACTTCGCGCCGAACATCTGGAGGGCGTCGACGGCCTTCACGTCCACAATCTCTGCGAGCAGGATTTTCTGCCGCTCCAGCGGACCTGGGCTGCGATTGAATCGCGAGTCATGCTGCATGTCGGCGGACTGAAATGGCTGAACTTTGGCGGTGGCCATCACGTCACCCGCGCCGACTATCAGATCGACGACCTCATCGCCTTCCTCAAACGGATCAAGGCGGAAACCGGGCTGGAACTCTACATCGAGCCGGGTGAGGCCATGGCGCTCGATGCGGGCATCCTGATCGGCGAAATCCTCGACGTCATTGATAACGGCATGCCGGTGGCGATCACCGATATCTCGGCCACATGTCACATGCCCGACGTCATTGAGGCCCCCTATCGTCCCGCCATGCTTCACGAGGAAGGCGAAGGCAAACCGACTCGACTCGGTGGCCCCTCCTGCCTCGCAGGCGACATCATCGGCGATTATCGAGTCCCCGGTGGCGCGACTCCGGGACGGCGGATCGCCTTCCTCGATCAGGCGCATTATTCGATGGTAAAGACCAACACATTCAATGGCGTGCCCCTGCCCGCCATCTGGCTGTGGAACTCCAAAACCGACGAACTCAAGCAAATCCGCCAGTTTTCCTACGAAGATTTCAAGTCCCGTCTTTCCTGA
- a CDS encoding saccharopine dehydrogenase family protein, producing MSKVLVIGAGGVGSVAVHKMAMNSDIFSHITLASRRIISCEKVAESVKARTGVTIDVAQVDADNVEETIALIEKVQPKLVVNLALPYQDLAIMDACLATRVDYLDTANYEPRDTAKFEYSWQWAYQERFKEAGIMALLGSGFDPGVTSVFASYIKKHLLDRIDTLDILDCNGGDHGQHFATNFNPEINIREVTAPSRHWEGGKWVEGPALKHRQVFDFDQVGEKNMYLMYHEELESLAKFYPEIKRIRFWMTFGDAYLKHLEVLQNVGMTRIDPVIYNGQEIIPLQFLKAVLPEPSSLGSTTKGKTNIGDIATGVKDGKQKTVYVLNVCDHEDAYAETGNQAVSYTTGVPAMIGAAMMLTGAWKGEGVFNIEQFDPDPFMDMLNRHGLPWQVKELDAPLDF from the coding sequence TTGAGCAAGGTTCTGGTCATTGGCGCGGGCGGCGTGGGTTCTGTCGCGGTTCACAAAATGGCGATGAACAGTGACATTTTCAGCCATATCACGCTCGCCAGCCGTCGCATCATCAGCTGCGAGAAGGTGGCCGAATCGGTCAAGGCCCGCACCGGCGTCACCATCGACGTGGCGCAGGTCGATGCCGACAATGTCGAAGAAACCATCGCCCTCATTGAGAAGGTCCAGCCCAAGCTGGTCGTGAACCTGGCCCTGCCCTATCAGGACCTGGCGATCATGGACGCCTGCCTGGCGACCAGGGTCGACTATCTCGACACCGCCAATTACGAGCCGCGCGACACCGCTAAGTTCGAATATAGCTGGCAGTGGGCCTATCAGGAGCGCTTCAAGGAAGCGGGCATCATGGCGCTGCTGGGCTCGGGCTTTGACCCCGGCGTCACCAGCGTGTTCGCCAGCTACATCAAGAAGCATCTGCTCGACCGGATCGACACGCTCGACATTCTCGATTGCAATGGCGGCGACCATGGCCAGCATTTCGCCACCAACTTCAACCCGGAAATCAACATCCGCGAAGTCACCGCTCCGTCGCGCCACTGGGAAGGCGGCAAGTGGGTGGAAGGTCCGGCGCTCAAGCATCGCCAAGTGTTCGACTTCGATCAGGTGGGTGAGAAGAACATGTATCTCATGTATCATGAGGAACTGGAATCACTCGCCAAATTCTACCCGGAAATCAAGCGCATCCGCTTCTGGATGACCTTTGGCGACGCCTATCTGAAGCATCTCGAAGTGCTCCAGAATGTCGGCATGACCCGCATCGATCCGGTGATCTACAATGGTCAGGAGATCATTCCGCTCCAGTTCCTGAAGGCCGTGCTGCCCGAGCCGTCGAGCCTGGGTTCGACCACCAAGGGCAAGACCAATATCGGCGACATAGCGACCGGCGTGAAGGACGGGAAGCAGAAGACCGTCTATGTCCTGAACGTCTGCGACCATGAGGACGCCTATGCAGAAACCGGCAATCAGGCGGTCAGCTACACCACCGGCGTTCCGGCGATGATCGGCGCGGCCATGATGCTGACGGGCGCGTGGAAGGGTGAGGGCGTGTTCAATATCGAACAGTTCGATCCCGATCCCTTCATGGACATGCTGAACAGGCACGGCCTGCCCTGGCAGGTGAAGGAACTGGACGCGCCGCTGGATTTCTAA
- a CDS encoding GFA family protein, whose amino-acid sequence MPYTGSCHCGAITFTVAADAPTDAMTCNCSHCSRKGFVLTFVPADQFTLDGGADRLTDYQFYKHKITHQFCNICGTQAFAEGKGPDGSAIRAVNLRCVPSIDLDALAIKKVDGASF is encoded by the coding sequence GTGCCCTATACAGGAAGCTGCCACTGCGGCGCCATCACCTTCACTGTAGCCGCCGACGCGCCGACTGACGCAATGACCTGCAACTGCTCGCACTGCAGCCGCAAGGGCTTCGTGCTGACCTTTGTGCCGGCCGACCAGTTCACCCTCGACGGCGGCGCGGACAGGCTGACCGACTATCAATTCTACAAGCACAAGATCACGCATCAGTTCTGCAACATCTGCGGCACACAGGCCTTCGCGGAGGGTAAAGGCCCGGATGGCTCAGCCATACGCGCCGTCAACCTGCGCTGCGTGCCTTCCATCGACCTCGATGCGCTAGCCATCAAAAAAGTCGACGGCGCCAGCTTCTGA